A single genomic interval of Hoplias malabaricus isolate fHopMal1 chromosome 7, fHopMal1.hap1, whole genome shotgun sequence harbors:
- the LOC136701640 gene encoding zinc finger protein 300-like has product MMESGEMKCEDMTCGSSDFTEKSSNTLHSHTSAGKPQKTTDKQKKYTCSLCGKSFICDRNLLRHQVVHTGEKPYQCSECQKCFTRLHHLQTHQRIHTGERPYSCSECGKSFNELKSVKIHQRIHTGERPYQCSVCGKGFTQMSNLKIHQRTHTGEKPYLCSECGKSFLTQSHLQIHQRIHTGERPYQCTECQKSFNHLQHLQTHRRIHTGEKPYFCSECGKSFNELGSVKIHQRIHTGEKPYQCSECGKRYTQLNNLKIHQRVHTGEKPYQCSVCGKCCTQLSSLKKHQRIHTGEKPYQCSECFTEQRTLTDTSGSAEETEALNRMWNYLQTSGVKDA; this is encoded by the coding sequence ATGATGGAATCAGGAGAAATGAAATGTGAGGATATGACGTGTGGAAGCTCTGATTTTACAGAAAAATCATCAAATACTCTCCACAGTCACACATCTGCTGGAAAACCACAGAAAACTacagacaaacagaaaaaatacaCTTGCTCActgtgtggaaagagttttatCTGTGATAGAAATCTCTTAAGACACCAAGtcgttcacacaggagagaaaccatatcagtgctcCGAGTGTCAGAAATGTTTTACTCGCCTACATCATcttcaaacacaccagcgcattcacacaggcgAGAGACCGTATtcgtgttcagagtgtgggaagagcttcAATGAACTGAAATCTGTcaaaatacaccagcgcattcacacaggagagagaccATATCAGTGCTCAGTGTGTGGAAAAGGTTTTACTCAAATGAGTAATCTGAAAATACACCAGCgcactcacacaggagagaaaccgtatctgtgttcagagtgtgggaagagttttctTACACAGAGCCATCtccaaatacaccagcgcattcacacaggagagaggcCATATCAGTGCACAGAGTGTCAGAAAAGTTTTAATCACCTACAACATCTCCAAACCCAccgtcgcattcacacaggagagaaaccgtatttttgttcagagtgtgggaagagttttaatgaGCTGGGTTCTGTcaaaatacaccagcgcattcacactggagagaaaccatatcaatgttcagagtgtgggaagagatatACTCAACTGAATAATCTAAAAATACATCAGCgggttcacacaggagagaaaccatatcagtgctcaGTATGTGGGAAGTGTTGTACTCAACTGAGTTCTctaaaaaaacaccagcgcattcacacaggagagaaaccgtatcagtgctcagagtgctTTACTGAACAGAGGACGCTAACAGATACATCAGGGTCAGCAGAAGAAACAGAAGCACTAAACCGAATGTGGAATTACCTTCAGACATCTGGAGTAAAAGATGCATAA